The following are encoded together in the Vigna unguiculata cultivar IT97K-499-35 chromosome 2, ASM411807v1, whole genome shotgun sequence genome:
- the LOC114170837 gene encoding S-adenosylmethionine decarboxylase proenzyme: MAVSAIGFEGYEKRLEICFSQPGMFADPEGRGLRVLTKSQLDEILTPAACTIVSSLSNDDVDSYVLSESSLFVYAYKIIIKTCGTTKLLLAIPPILKFAGMLSLKVRSVTYTRGSFIFPGAQPYPHRCFTEEVAILNDYFGKLGLGSMAYIMGSPDKKQKWHIFSAYTDSLMSSDNNDIYSLEMCMTGLDREKAQIFYKEQSASAAMMTVNSGIRKILPNSEICDFDFEPCGYSMNSVEGGAVSTIHITPEDGFSYASFETVGYDFKVVNLNELVGRVLSCFLPNEFSLAIHVDGASKPLENMFFVDVKGYYREEWSHEGLGMGGFVVFQRFVKIGDCVSPRSTLKCWKDEVEEE, from the coding sequence ATGGCAGTTTCTGCAATAGGTTTTGAAGGTTATGAAAAGAGGTTGGAAATATGCTTTTCCCAACCAGGAATGTTTGCTGACCCTGAAGGAAGGGGTTTAAGAGTTCTTACGAAATCCCAGTTGGATGAGATCCTAACACCAGCTGCTTGCACCATAGTCTCTTCGCTCTCAAATGATGATGTTGACTCCTATGTACTGTCGGAGTCCAGTCTCTTTGTTTATGCGTAcaagatcatcatcaaaacCTGTGGGACTACAAAGTTACTTCTTGCAATCCCGCCCATACTGAAGTTCGCTGGTATGCTTTCTCTTAAAGTTAGATCTGTAACCTATACCAGAGGAAGTTTCATTTTTCCTGGTGCTCAGCCATATCCCCATCGCTGCTTTACTGAGGAAGTAGCTATCCTTAATGACTACTTTGGGAAACTTGGATTAGGCAGCATGGCTTATATCATGGGTAGTCCAGACAAAAAGCAGAAATGGCATATCTTCTCTGCATATACTGATTCTCTAATGTCATCTGATAACAACGATATTTATTCTCTAGAGATGTGTATGACGGGCCTGGATAGAGAGAAAGCACAAATTTTCTACAAAGAACAATCTGCTTCAGCTGCCATGATGACTGTTAATTCTGGCATTAGAAAGATTCTCCCGAATTCTGAGATATGCGATTTCGACTTTGAGCCATGTGGTTATTCAATGAATTCTGTTGAAGGGGGTGCTGTTTCTACCATTCATATTACTCCAGAAGATGGATTCAGTTATGCAAGCTTTGAGACCGTGGGCTACGACTTTAAAGTTGTGAACCTGAACGAGTTGGTTGGCAGGGTATTGTCATGTTTCCTTCCAAACGAATTTTCTCTAGCTATTCACGTGGATGGTGCAAGCAAGCCCTtggaaaatatgttttttgtggATGTGAAGGGATACTATCGTGAAGAGTGGAGCCACGAAGGGCTTGGAATGGGTGGTTTTGTTGTCTTCCAAAGATTCGTGAAGATTGGTGACTGTGTTTCACCTAGATCAACTCTGAAGTGCTGGAAAGATGAAGTTGAAGAAGAGTAG